From Levilactobacillus zymae, a single genomic window includes:
- the argS gene encoding arginine--tRNA ligase gives MDYKQKVTAVLVQALDGQLTAEDVQAKLERPKTSDKGDLAFPTFTLAKLLHQAPQQIAQNLAAKLDTTDFEKVEVVGPYLNFFFDKAGYSADTLKTVLTAGADYGQNQDGANGNVPIDMSSPNIAKPMSMGHLRSTVIGNSIANILTKNGYHPIKDNHLGDWGTQFGKLITAYKLWGNEADVKKDPINKLVEYYVRFHKEDVDKPELDDEAREWFRKLEAGDPEAHKLWEWFREVSLQEFNAVYKELGVKFDTYNGEAFYNDKLAEVVQLLKDKHLLVESEGAQVVDLSKYDLNPALILKSDGASLYITRDIATALYRDRTYSPVKNLYVVGSEQTYYFKQLKAVLEEMGVKSAPNLQHVPFGLITVDGKKLSTRSGRIILLAKVLEESVKLAQEEIAEKNPTLANKDEVAKQVGVGAIVFGDLKNERTNNIDFVLADQLKFEGETGPYVQYAHARAESILRKAAHVDVQAEANQLTDPLAWDTIKALADFPQIVKMACDELEPSVIAKYAIRLAKTFNKYYAHAKILTEDAELSARLALVKAVSTVLKEALRLLGVQAPDEM, from the coding sequence ATGGATTACAAACAAAAAGTGACCGCTGTGTTGGTGCAAGCCCTAGATGGTCAGTTAACGGCTGAAGATGTGCAGGCTAAGCTGGAACGGCCCAAGACGTCAGATAAAGGGGACCTTGCATTCCCGACATTTACCTTAGCTAAGTTGCTGCACCAAGCACCACAACAAATTGCGCAAAACCTTGCAGCGAAGCTCGATACCACCGACTTTGAAAAGGTGGAAGTCGTGGGACCTTACCTGAACTTCTTCTTCGATAAGGCGGGGTACAGTGCCGATACGTTAAAGACAGTTTTAACGGCCGGGGCTGATTACGGTCAGAACCAGGACGGTGCCAATGGTAACGTGCCGATCGATATGTCGTCGCCGAACATCGCTAAGCCGATGTCCATGGGCCACTTGCGCTCCACGGTGATTGGGAACTCGATTGCGAATATTTTGACCAAGAACGGTTACCACCCCATTAAGGATAATCACTTAGGGGACTGGGGCACCCAGTTCGGGAAACTCATCACCGCCTACAAACTGTGGGGGAACGAAGCCGACGTCAAGAAGGACCCCATCAATAAGTTGGTGGAATATTACGTTCGCTTCCACAAGGAAGACGTTGATAAACCCGAACTCGACGACGAAGCGCGCGAATGGTTCCGCAAGCTGGAAGCCGGCGATCCCGAGGCTCACAAGTTATGGGAATGGTTCCGGGAAGTTTCCTTACAAGAATTCAACGCCGTTTACAAGGAATTGGGCGTTAAGTTCGACACCTACAACGGGGAAGCCTTCTACAACGATAAATTAGCCGAAGTGGTGCAACTCTTGAAGGACAAGCACCTGCTGGTAGAATCCGAAGGCGCGCAAGTGGTTGACTTAAGCAAGTACGACCTGAACCCGGCCTTGATCCTGAAGAGTGATGGGGCTTCGCTGTACATTACGCGAGACATCGCGACGGCCCTGTACCGTGATCGGACCTACAGTCCCGTCAAGAACCTGTACGTCGTGGGCTCCGAACAGACCTACTACTTCAAGCAATTGAAGGCGGTCTTGGAAGAGATGGGCGTGAAGTCGGCACCGAACTTGCAACACGTGCCGTTCGGGCTGATCACCGTTGATGGCAAGAAGCTGTCCACCCGGTCCGGCCGGATTATCTTGTTGGCCAAGGTGCTGGAAGAATCCGTCAAGTTGGCCCAAGAAGAAATTGCCGAAAAGAACCCCACGTTGGCTAACAAGGATGAAGTAGCCAAGCAGGTTGGGGTGGGGGCCATCGTCTTTGGTGACCTGAAGAACGAACGGACTAACAACATTGACTTCGTTCTAGCCGACCAGTTGAAGTTTGAAGGGGAAACGGGGCCGTACGTGCAATACGCCCACGCCCGGGCCGAAAGTATCCTGCGGAAGGCGGCCCACGTTGACGTGCAGGCCGAAGCTAATCAGCTGACCGATCCGTTGGCTTGGGATACGATCAAGGCACTGGCCGACTTCCCGCAAATCGTAAAGATGGCTTGCGACGAATTGGAACCATCCGTAATCGCCAAGTACGCGATTCGGTTAGCCAAGACCTTTAACAAATACTACGCGCACGCCAAGATTCTGACCGAGGATGCGGAATTATCTGCGCGGTTAGCCTTAGTCAAGGCCGTGTCGACGGTCTTGAAGGAAGCGCTGCGGCTCTTAGGGGTTCAAGCACCAGACGAAATGTAA
- a CDS encoding ArgR family transcriptional regulator yields the protein MKKSIRQARIEQLINQYPIGTQEELMERLQAVDIQATQATISRDIREMQIVKAQDGHGHLRYTIFKAGNRSEEEHLRETINEVVTGLTRVEFVNILKTLPSNGNLLAAIFDDLNLPEIAGTLAGHDTIFIISPSAAVAEKLHDRIAAEMNPEIVH from the coding sequence ATGAAGAAGAGCATTCGCCAAGCACGCATTGAGCAGTTGATTAACCAGTATCCCATCGGCACCCAAGAAGAGCTGATGGAACGGCTTCAAGCCGTAGATATTCAGGCGACCCAGGCAACCATCTCTCGCGATATTCGCGAGATGCAGATTGTGAAGGCCCAGGATGGGCACGGCCATCTGCGCTATACCATTTTTAAGGCGGGTAATCGGAGTGAGGAAGAGCACCTCCGTGAAACCATTAACGAGGTGGTTACCGGGCTGACCCGCGTCGAATTCGTTAATATTTTGAAAACGCTGCCGAGCAACGGAAACCTCTTAGCAGCCATCTTTGACGACCTCAATCTACCCGAGATCGCGGGGACGTTGGCGGGTCACGATACCATCTTTATCATCAGTCCCAGCGCGGCCGTGGCTGAAAAACTGCACGACCGGATTGCTGCTGAAATGAATCCAGAAATTGTTCACTAG
- a CDS encoding PBP1A family penicillin-binding protein, with translation MDNQQPNPTTERGFKARFKRFWRRFQLTRWLIVILLTGFLLMSGYLTFMAKTANVGDLKAALDNPTQIYDRHNKKAGTLYSQKGTSVPLSQISPNIQQAVISTEDRNFYKEHGFSVKGIGRAFYLYAKNKLLGRDYISGGGSTLTQQLVKNAYLTQEQTFTRKFKELFLSIEVENVYSKKDILAMYLTNAYFGNGVWGVQDASERYFGTSAANLTVPQAAVLAGMLTNPNGYNPIDHPQAARQRRNVVLGLMAQTGAITTAQAKQYQATAITTNDNYTYKNSYKYPYFFDAVINEAISKYGLTESEIMNKGYKIYTTLDQGNQTQMQTLFKNNAYFPANASDGTKVQAASIAIDPNTGGVEAVVGGRGKHVFRGYNRATQMRRQPGSTIKPLAVYTPALENGYYYDSQLTDKKQSYGSNKYTPHNYGGVYSGKLPMYQALAQSSNAPAVWLLNKIGVDKGYESVKKFGLPVSKSDKNLALALGGLKTGVSPQQLAQAYTAFANSGTMHSAHYIRKIVDASGNVVVDTNDTAAKSTKVMSSKTAKQMTSMMMGVFNYGTGTTAKPYGYTIAGKTGSTEADGDADATRDKWIVGYTPDVVVTTWEGFDSTSSKHHLEDVSGTGEGPLFQAEMQGILPNTKGTSFDTKDASTLANAQNSGSSSSTDIWDSVQKGIDNAGKSFNNVADKVKSWWEKAKSVID, from the coding sequence ATGGATAACCAACAACCAAACCCAACAACCGAACGGGGATTCAAAGCGCGCTTCAAGCGCTTCTGGCGTCGGTTTCAGTTGACGCGGTGGCTGATCGTGATTCTGCTGACCGGCTTTTTACTGATGAGTGGCTATCTCACCTTTATGGCTAAAACCGCTAACGTCGGCGATTTAAAGGCCGCATTGGATAACCCCACTCAGATTTATGATCGGCACAACAAGAAAGCAGGCACGCTGTACTCGCAGAAGGGGACATCCGTACCGTTATCGCAAATTTCGCCAAACATTCAACAGGCGGTCATCTCGACGGAAGATCGGAATTTCTATAAGGAACACGGGTTTTCCGTTAAGGGGATCGGTCGGGCCTTTTATTTGTACGCCAAAAATAAGTTATTAGGTCGGGACTACATCAGTGGTGGGGGGAGTACGTTAACCCAGCAGTTGGTGAAGAACGCCTATTTGACGCAGGAACAGACCTTTACCCGGAAGTTCAAGGAACTCTTCTTATCGATCGAAGTCGAAAATGTCTACAGTAAAAAGGACATCTTGGCCATGTATCTGACTAACGCTTACTTCGGCAACGGGGTCTGGGGCGTCCAGGATGCGTCTGAACGTTACTTTGGGACTTCCGCGGCCAACTTAACGGTTCCGCAGGCCGCTGTTTTAGCTGGGATGTTGACCAATCCGAACGGGTACAATCCGATTGATCACCCCCAGGCCGCTCGGCAACGCCGAAACGTGGTGCTAGGCCTTATGGCGCAGACCGGAGCCATCACGACGGCCCAGGCCAAGCAGTATCAGGCGACCGCCATCACGACGAACGACAACTACACCTATAAGAATAGTTATAAGTACCCGTATTTCTTTGATGCCGTGATTAATGAAGCCATCAGTAAATATGGCTTGACCGAATCCGAAATCATGAATAAAGGGTACAAGATCTATACCACCCTTGACCAAGGGAACCAAACTCAGATGCAGACGCTCTTCAAGAACAACGCCTACTTCCCGGCAAACGCCAGCGATGGCACCAAGGTCCAGGCGGCTAGCATCGCCATCGATCCGAATACGGGGGGGGTTGAGGCCGTCGTCGGTGGTCGGGGCAAACACGTCTTCCGGGGGTACAACCGGGCCACGCAAATGCGCCGGCAACCCGGTTCGACCATTAAGCCGTTGGCGGTTTACACTCCCGCGTTGGAGAACGGCTATTACTACGATTCTCAGTTGACCGATAAGAAGCAGTCATATGGTAGTAACAAGTACACCCCGCACAACTACGGGGGCGTCTATAGTGGTAAATTACCGATGTATCAGGCGCTCGCCCAAAGTTCTAATGCGCCGGCTGTTTGGCTCCTCAATAAGATTGGCGTAGACAAGGGGTATGAATCGGTGAAGAAGTTCGGCCTGCCCGTCAGCAAGTCGGATAAGAACCTAGCCTTAGCGCTGGGCGGCTTGAAGACCGGGGTTTCTCCCCAGCAATTGGCCCAGGCCTATACGGCGTTTGCCAATAGTGGCACCATGCATTCGGCCCACTATATCCGTAAGATTGTCGACGCTTCGGGTAACGTCGTCGTTGATACTAACGACACGGCGGCCAAGTCGACCAAGGTCATGTCCAGTAAGACCGCTAAACAGATGACCAGTATGATGATGGGCGTCTTCAATTACGGAACGGGGACAACGGCTAAACCCTACGGTTACACGATTGCCGGGAAGACCGGGAGTACCGAGGCCGACGGGGACGCCGATGCCACCCGGGATAAGTGGATCGTCGGTTATACGCCTGACGTCGTGGTCACTACCTGGGAAGGGTTCGATAGCACCAGTAGTAAGCATCACTTGGAAGACGTTAGCGGCACCGGTGAAGGCCCGCTTTTCCAGGCCGAGATGCAGGGGATTTTGCCGAACACCAAGGGAACTTCGTTTGACACCAAGGATGCGTCGACGCTGGCCAACGCCCAGAATAGTGGGTCGTCCAGTTCGACGGATATCTGGGATTCCGTCCAGAAGGGCATTGATAACGCCGGTAAGTCGTTTAATAACGTGGCCGACAAGGTCAAGTCCTGGTGGGAAAAGGCGAAATCAGTGATCGACTAG
- a CDS encoding DUF2187 domain-containing protein, with translation MADKTEKTETPEKDALKVGDYIKAKKFGPLEHNFTGEITKVYDNSVLVEIRDYDPADKTAVGDMNNRAVVRKSTAKLTSAPQD, from the coding sequence ATGGCTGATAAGACGGAAAAGACTGAGACACCCGAAAAGGATGCGCTCAAGGTTGGCGATTACATCAAGGCCAAGAAGTTTGGCCCGCTGGAACACAATTTTACCGGTGAGATCACGAAGGTGTATGATAATTCAGTTCTGGTTGAAATCAGAGATTATGATCCGGCCGACAAAACGGCGGTTGGCGATATGAATAACCGTGCCGTGGTTCGGAAGTCAACGGCCAAATTGACCAGTGCTCCCCAGGACTAA